TCCCGGAAAAACGACTGCCGGACCAGCGCCTCGAGCGTTGTGAATTTCAGCGTGAAATCCACGTAATTCCACCCGCCCTGTTCACGGGTCTTGAGGGATTCAAGGATGACCCCCTCCTTCGCCATGGCGGCAAAGCGGGCCTTCAACATCGCTTCATCGTAGAGAAATGGAATGTCCAGATCCTGAGGAACCGGATTGGTTTTCCCGGCGGCGACATCCAGTGACGCCGATAACTGTCGCGCCAGCTCTGCCTGCTTGATAATGTGGGTAGGCATGCCGCAAATGGCCCGTAACGTGCCACTGCCGTCACGATCCACACTCACCGTCGCGTCGATTTTAACACAGCCCGCCCCCGCAAACAGGAGTCCTGCAAGGAAGAGCGCAAAGATCATACCAGATGGACGCGGGGGGCTCATGGGCGCACACTCCTGACGGGAGCATTGGTGGCAGGAAAACGGAAAATAGTTTCGCCCGGCTTGGCCATTCCCTGTTCGCGCGCACTGCGCTCAACAAATTCCGGATCACTGCGGAACCGCTTTTGATTCTGCTCAAATTGACGGATACGGGTCTCCATCGCCTCATTCCCCTGCTCCAGGGTCTCTTTCCGGTTTTGCAGGGTCTGATAGTTATGCGTTTTCGGCAGGAAAATACAGACAATGGCAACGACGCCGGAGGCGACGACCACCATCCAGGCCAACCGATATACCAGAATCCAGAAATTCATAGTCGTCCGTTAAAAAAACGGGTTCATCGGCGGACGGTACCCCGTCCGCCGATGACGCCCTCATCCTTGATAGGTCATGCCTGAGCCAATCAGATCACGCCGCCATAAATGGCGTAATTGCCAAGCATCTCTTCAATGCGAAGCAATTGATTGTACTTGCACACGCGGTCGGTGCGGCACAGGGAGCCGGTCTTGATCTGCCCGGCATTGGTCGCCACCGCGATATCCGCAATGGTCGCATCCTCTGTCTCACCGGAGCGATGACTCACGACCGCCGTATAACCGGCCTGCGTGGCCATCCGGATGGCGTCCAACGTTTCCGTCAGGGTGCCGATCTGGTTGACCTTGATCAGGATCGAATTGGCAATCCCCAGGTCAATGCCCTTCTTCAGGAACTTGGTGTTCGTCACAAACAGATCGTCACCGACCAGTTGCACCTTGCCGCCCAGTTTGTCGCTGAGCTTCTTCCAGCCATCCCAGTCATTCTCGGACATGCCGTCCTCGATGCTGATGATCGGATATTTGTCGCACAGCTTGGCGTAGAACTCGACCATCTCGTCGGCCGTCCGCGCGGAGCCGTCGCTCTTCTTGAAGATATAGCGCTTCTTGGTGGCATCATAGAACTCGCTGGCGGCCACATCGAGGGCCAGGAAAATATCCTTGCCCGGCTTGTAACCGGCCTTCTTGATCGCCTCAATGATGACGTCCAGGGCATGGGTATTGCTGGTCAGTTTCGGAGCGAACCCGCCCTCATCACCCACCGCCGTGCTCAATTTCAATCCCTTCAGCACGCTCTTCAGCGCGTGAAACACTTCCGCGCCCATGCGCAGGGCTTCGGCAAAGGTTTTGGCCCCCTTGGGCATAATCATGAATTCCTGGATGTCGATCGGGGCATCGGAATGCGCGCCACCATTCATGATGTTCATCATGGGCACCGGCATCACCTTGGCATTGGCGCCACCGATGTACCGGAACAGGGGCAGGCCGCAATATTCAGCCGCCGCACGGGCATTGGCCAGCGAGACCGCCAGAATGGCATTGGCACCCAGCTTGCTCTTCGTCTCGGTCCCGTCCATCTCGATCATCAGGTTGTCCAGACCGACCTGGTCACGGCAATCCCATCCGATCAGTTTGGGTGCCATCTTGACATTCACGTTGGCCACCGCTTTGCGGACGCCCTTACCCAGGTAACGCTTGGCATCCCCATCACGCAACTCAACCGCCTCATGCTCGCCGGTCGAGGCGCCTGAAGGAACCGCTGCACGGCCGACAATGCCGCTCTCCAGCGTAATATCCACTTCAACCGTCGGGTTACCACGGGAATCCAGAATCTCACGGGCCACAATGCTTTCAATCAATGACATAACTTCAATACTCCTTAGTTGCTGTTCAACCGCCAACTGGCGACACTTGGAAAACGGTCACACAATACGGAAACCCTCCCTTGCTTTCAAGCAGAGAGTGCTGGACAGCAACAGAGGGTCCCTTTATAACAAAGTGTTTTAGGAGGGCTCTCTTATGAAACTACTAGTCACGGGCGGGGCCGGCTTCATCGGCAGCAACTTTATCCACTATATTCTGGCCACACATCCGGAGGACGAGGTCGTCAATCTGGATGCCCTGACCTATGCCGGCAATATCGAAAACCTCGCCGATCTCACCCATAATGTCCGGCACACCTTTATCCATGGGGATATCACCTCGACCCGCGATGTGGCGAAGGCCTTCAGAACCCACAAAATCGATGTAGTGGTGAATTTTGCCGCCGAGAGCCACGTCGACCGGAGCCTGCACATGGGCCCGCGCGCCTTTATCAAGACCAACATCATGGGCACCCAGGTGCTTCTGGATGCCGCCCGGAAATTCAAGGTCCAGCGCTACCTGCAGGTGTCAACCGACGAGGTATACGGGAGTCTTGGCCCGACCGGCGCCTTCACCGAGGAGACGCCGATTCAACCCAACAACCCCTACTCCGCAACCAAGGCGGGCGCCGACTTCATGGTCCGGGCGGCCCAGCATTCCCACGGCCTGGACACCGTGATCACCCGCTGCTCCAACAATTTCGGGCCCTATCAATTCCCGGAAAAACTCATCCCCTTGATGATTGCCAATGCGCTCGCGGATAAACCCCTTCCGGTCTACGGCGACGGCCTGCATGTGCGTGACTGGATTTATGTCATGGATCACTGCTCCGGCATCGACACGGTTCTGCGGAAAGGGAAATCCGGCGAGGTGTACAACCTCGGCGGCAACTACGACGTCCCGAATATCCAGATCGTCAAAGGCATCCTGGCCATCCTCGGCAAACCGGAAAGCCTGATCACGTACGTGAAGGATCGCCCGGGCCATGACCGCCGGTACGCCATGGATAACACGCGTGCCAAAACGGAACTGGGCTGGGAGCCTGCGTATAAATTTGACGCGGCCCTCAAGGCCACCGTGAACTGGTATGTGACCCATCAAATCTGGTGGCAGCGCATTCTCAGCGGGGAGTACCTGAAGGCCTTTGACAAGATGTACAACTGGCGTGACGAGCAGTGCCACTAAGG
The bacterium genome window above contains:
- a CDS encoding septum formation initiator family protein; translated protein: MNFWILVYRLAWMVVVASGVVAIVCIFLPKTHNYQTLQNRKETLEQGNEAMETRIRQFEQNQKRFRSDPEFVERSAREQGMAKPGETIFRFPATNAPVRSVRP
- the eno gene encoding phosphopyruvate hydratase translates to MSLIESIVAREILDSRGNPTVEVDITLESGIVGRAAVPSGASTGEHEAVELRDGDAKRYLGKGVRKAVANVNVKMAPKLIGWDCRDQVGLDNLMIEMDGTETKSKLGANAILAVSLANARAAAEYCGLPLFRYIGGANAKVMPVPMMNIMNGGAHSDAPIDIQEFMIMPKGAKTFAEALRMGAEVFHALKSVLKGLKLSTAVGDEGGFAPKLTSNTHALDVIIEAIKKAGYKPGKDIFLALDVAASEFYDATKKRYIFKKSDGSARTADEMVEFYAKLCDKYPIISIEDGMSENDWDGWKKLSDKLGGKVQLVGDDLFVTNTKFLKKGIDLGIANSILIKVNQIGTLTETLDAIRMATQAGYTAVVSHRSGETEDATIADIAVATNAGQIKTGSLCRTDRVCKYNQLLRIEEMLGNYAIYGGVI
- the rfbB gene encoding dTDP-glucose 4,6-dehydratase, which translates into the protein MKLLVTGGAGFIGSNFIHYILATHPEDEVVNLDALTYAGNIENLADLTHNVRHTFIHGDITSTRDVAKAFRTHKIDVVVNFAAESHVDRSLHMGPRAFIKTNIMGTQVLLDAARKFKVQRYLQVSTDEVYGSLGPTGAFTEETPIQPNNPYSATKAGADFMVRAAQHSHGLDTVITRCSNNFGPYQFPEKLIPLMIANALADKPLPVYGDGLHVRDWIYVMDHCSGIDTVLRKGKSGEVYNLGGNYDVPNIQIVKGILAILGKPESLITYVKDRPGHDRRYAMDNTRAKTELGWEPAYKFDAALKATVNWYVTHQIWWQRILSGEYLKAFDKMYNWRDEQCH